CATGGTCGGATTCCTCGATTCTTCGTGGCAGTGGTCGGCGTGCTCAGGACGGATCGTCGTTCTGCGCGGCCTTCGCCTTCTTGACCTTGGCGGGCTTCGCCGGCGCGGTGGCCGCCGATGCGGCCGGCGCCGCGGAAGCAGCGGCGGAGGCCGGGGCCGCGATCTTCGGCATTTCCTCCGGCTTGAAGGTGGTCACCCCGCCTTCCATCACGACGAGGTGCGGGCGCGACTTCTTCGCCGGGTCGTCGTACTGGACCTTCGGGCTCTGCATCAAGGCGGTCCGCATTTCCTGGGAGGAATACTCGATCAGGAAGAACACCTGGCCCCAGGGCGTCTTGCCCGGATCCACCACCTCTCGAATGAGCGTGGCGGCATTGACCAGTTGCTCCGGCGAGCGGTCGAAGTTGTGCTTGCTGTAGCGCCCCGACTTGTTGTTGATGACCCAGGTGTCGGTATCCTTGTCGTAGTTGATCTCGCCGCTGATCCGCCCGGGCATGCCGGCGAGGATCGAGACGTGACCGAAGTTCTCACGCGTGCCGGGCTTGCGCTTGGACTGATCCTCGGGGCGGAAGAAACCCTTCGGGTATGTGCGTCCGTACGGGTGGGCGGCCTCCGGAGTGATCGACACGTTCCCGCCGACGTCGATGACCCAGTTGTAGGGCGCTTCCTTGACCACCAGGACCGCCGGGAAGTCCTTCGACCCGACCTGGAGGTAGGGGGTCAGCATGACCTTGCCCGTCTTGTCCGCCTCGTAGTGCTTGATGTAGGCGGGCGGCGAGGCGACACCGTACTTCGCGTCGAGCGGGTCGACGGGTGGCGTGGGCGAGGTGATGAAGGTGACGGGCGCCTTCGGACCGGCGGCTTTCGCCGGGGCCGCGGCCGGGGCGGCTGCGGCGGCCATGGTGACCGGCCGGTTCATCAACAGGCGGACCTTGGATCCGCCCCACTTGCCGCTGTCGGGTGCGATGAGCGCGGCGAGCTCGCCCTTGACGACCTTCTCCATGAACCGCTCGCCGGAGGCGTGCGTTTCGGCGGAGGTGTAGAAGTCGAGGTCGCTGTAGCCGAACGAGAAGTCGTACACGAAGGGGGTGCCGCCTTCAGTGCGGCTCCAGGCCTCCATGGAAATGCCGCAGGGCGCCGTGCCCGCGATCACCACGGCCCCCGGGCGGATCCGGTAGGTGTAGGCCTTGGTGGAGACGAGCGCCGTGTCGGCCGGCAGGCCGAGCTCGAGCAGTTCCGGCACGTACTTGCCGAAGTCGCCCAGCGTGAACTTGCCCACGGAGGCGAGCGGGACGCTGAAGCTCGATCCCTTCTCGACGTAGCCGCGCAGCGTTCCGTCGGGGCCGTAGCCGACGTTTTCCTCTGCCTCGGTCTTGACCTTCTCGACGCCGATGACGGCGAGTGGTGCCGCGAGAGAGCGCTCCGCGTTCTCGAAGACGCTCTTCACCGTGACGGTGGCCTTATCGCCCGGCTTGCCGTCCTTGTAGCGCATCGTGATGCGGATCAGGTAGCCCTTGCCCCACAGGGCCTGGTCCTTCGTGTCGAAGTACTCCTTGGTCGCCAGCTCGATGGCGAGAGGGTTCTTTTCCTTCTCCTTGATCGTGAAGCCCTGTTTCGCCGCCGCGGCCTTGACCTTGCCCCAGAGATCCTTGTAGGTGGCGCTCACGTCGGGGTTCAGGCGGGAGGCCTCGAAAAGGACCTTGTATTCGCGGCCCTCCACGTCGGCCAGCTTCGGCGAGGGGTACTTCTCGATGGTCGTCGCGTAGAGCGCCTTGGGCGACTCCTTCGCGAGGATCGGGGTCGCCGGTGCCGCGAGCAGTGCAGCGGCAATCATCCCGGTCAGGATCCGGGCCAGCAGTTTCTTGTCCATGGTTCTTTCTCCAGTATTGCGGCGTCCTCGTCGATCGGCCCGGCCCGGGCATCGCTTGCATCACCGGGCCGGACCGTCGTGTCGGTCGCCTCAGAAGTTGTAGCGGATCGCGATCGCGAAGACGCTCGGGTCGAGACCGGCCGCCGGCGAGTAGGTGTTCTCGCCTGCCGCGAACCGGCCGCGGGCGAGGGCGTCGTTCGTGATCTTGGAGTAGTACGCGTAGAGCGCGGTGTGCTTGTCGAGCAGGTAGTCGGCCTCGAGAGCGACCATCTTGATGCCGTCGTTGGCTCCGTTCGCGGTCTCGCTCGAGGCCGCATAGGATGCCTTCAGGACGATTTTCGGAGCCACCTTGTAGGTTCCGGCCAGGCTCCAGTTGTCGGTCGACTTGCCCACGTCGTTGTCGAGACGGCTCCACAGGAAGCCGAGGGTCGCATCGCCCAACTTCCCGCCGGCCGAGAACTTGTAGCCCCACAGGTCCTTGCCCATGCCGTTGAAGTTGTTCGTGTTCTGGTAGGCGAACCCGGCCTCCCACGCGCCGTTGTCCCAATCGACCGAGCCGGCCCAGGACGGCTTCTTCACCGTGCCGGGTGCGCCATTGACCTCATCGGTCTGGTAGGCGAGACGCGCCTGGGTGTTGGCCCACACGGGCGTGCCGTATTGGATGACATTGGTGTAGCGGGTGTGGAAGTTGGCCCAGGTCGAGCCGGAGGCGACCGCCGTGCCCTTGCCGTGAACGATGACTTCCATCTGCTCGCCGCTGCCCCACATCGGGGAGCCGTAGCCTTCCAGGTCCTTGAAGGGGGAATCGATCTTGCCGACCCGGGTGGTGCCGAACGTGCCGCTCCTGATGCCCGCATAAGTCTCGCGGCTGCCCCACGTGCCACTGTTGGCGTTGTCGTCCGGGGCAACGCCGGTCTCGATCTGCATGACGCCCGTAAGGTCTTCGGTGAGGATTCGCGTTCCCTTGAAGCCGATTCGCGACGAATAGCTGTTGAGGACCTTGCGGGAGATGGCGCCGTCGTAGTTGGATTCATACCCGAGGTCGAACCGGCCGTAGATCGTGGCGCCCGTGCGCGCACTGGTGGCCGGCGCCTCGCCCGTGGGCACGGCGGCGAACCACTTCCTCCACGTCGCGACTTCATTCTGCGTCAGCGGCGCGCCGGTGGCCGCGGGCGCGGGCGCCTTCTGCTCGGCCTGCACCTTCTGCACCTGCGCCTTCAGCGCGTCGATCTCCTTCTGCAGGGCTTCGATCTTGTTCAGGACGTCGGCCTCGGATGCCAAGGCCGGCGCCGACACGAACGCCCCACCCAATGCTGCACAAACCATCGTTGCCAGGACACGTGCACGAAATTGCCGAGGCTTACCCATTCTCATCTCCCAATCGAAAATTTCACGGTTTACCCATTTGCTGGTCAAATTCTGGGATTGCCCCGGCAGAGCGTCCAATCAATCATGGGGATCGCCCATATAATGTTTTACCTATATGGACCCGCAACACCCGAAAGCGCGTAGCGCTTCCCCGAGGCCGAACGCATGCTGACGCTCTCCCAACTGAAGACCTTCCAGACCGTGGCCCGCCTGAACAGCTTTTCCCGGGCCGCGCAGGAACTGCACCTCACGCAGCCTGCCGTCAGCGCCCAAGTGGTCGCGCTCGAGACGGCGCTCAAGGTCAAGGTGTTCGATCGGGTCGGCAAGAAGATCAGCCTGGCGGCACCCGGACACGCCGTGCTCAAGGCGGCCGGGGAGATCCTCGAGCGCGTGGCCGAGCTGCAGCGGGAATTGCGCGACCTGGGCGAGCTGAAGGCCGGAAGCCTTTGCATCGGCGCGAGCCAGATCGTCGGCGGATACCTGCTGCCCGAGCTGCTGGCCGGATTCCGGCAGAAATATCCGGAAGTCGACCTGTCTGTTCGCGTCGAATCCGCGCGGCAGATCGTGGACCTGCTCGTGCGCAACGAGCTGGACGTCGCCATCATCGGCGAGGGCACGCCGATCCACGACGAGCGCATCGCCGTCAAGCCGATCATGCGCGACGAACTGATCGTCATCGTGCCGAGCAATCACGCCTTCGCCCAGATGAAGAGCCTGCGGCCCGAAAGCCTCGCGCAGATGCCCTTCATGCTTCCGCGCAAGGACTCCGCAAGTTCGGCTAGCATTTTCGAGCAGCTCGCCGCCAAGGGCCTCGCGCTCAACTCGGTCCTGGAACTCGGGAACGTCGGCGCGGTGAAGCGGGCCGTGGAAGCCGGCCTGGGGATCGCCATCGTGTCGCGATGCACCGTCCTTCACGAGCTGGAGGATGGACGCCTCAAGTCCGTGCCCGTAAAGGGCCTCAAGCTGGAGCGGCAGATCTCGCTGTGCTGGCATCACAGCAGGCCCTTCTCGAAGCCCACGACAGCGTTCGTCCAGTACATCACGATCCGGATGAACGCCGCGGGCGCCGCGCCACCCGCAGCGCATTGAGCGCCCGACTTCAGTATTCCTGGAGCGCGGTCAGCTTCATCTCGGTGCGCCTGAGGCGCATGGCCAGCGTGCGCGCCATGGCGGACGCCAGGTTGAAGGCCAGCTTCTTGTGCAGGCTGGCGATTTCGTTGAAGTTCTCCCGGGTCAGCACGTAGACCTGCGTCGGTGTGACGGCAACGGCATCGTTGGGCCGCGGCTCGTTGTCGAGGAAGGCCAGCCCGCCGAAGAAATCGCCGCGCCCGAAGCCGGCCACCTGCTTCGCCCCCTTTTCCCCGAACGACGCCACGAGGCGCACCGCGCCGCTGCGAACCCAGTAGAGTTCGTCGCCCGCCGATCCGCGGGAATAGATCGTCTCTCCCGCGGCATAGCTGCGCACCGACATCCGGGCCTCGAGGTCGTTGAGCGTCTCGTCCTTGTATTGCGCGAACAGTTCCATCTCCTGCAGGCGCATCGGAGGCTCAACCGGCGGCGCGATCTCGCTTTCGCCGAGGAGGCGCTTCTCGACATGGGCAATGGCGCTGTCGAGGTCGGGGAATATCCTGACCGTCCTGCTCTCCGGATCGATGAGCCCCATGTGGTCCAGCAGGTTGCCGAGGTTGCTGCCATTGGCCCCGTTCCTGCGAACACCGCTCAGCAGGAGCTTCGCGCCCCGCTCCTGGATGGCGTCCCGGATCTGGTTGAAGAGCTGGGCCGCGGTCACGTCGATGGACTGCACGCGCTTCATGTCGATGATCACGAAGCGGCGCGTGCGGATCTCGTGCTCCAGGTCGAAATAGAGCCGGTAGGTGTTGCCGAAGAAGAGCGTCCCCTGCAGTTCGAAGATGACCGCCTCGGAAGCCTTCTTGGCGAGCAGCGCCACCTCCACTTCGGGACGATGCCAGGTCGAGGACGTCTGGCCCAGTTCCATCTTGTGGCGCACGACGGCCCCGCCGCTCTGCTCGCGGACGAACAGGACCAT
This Betaproteobacteria bacterium DNA region includes the following protein-coding sequences:
- a CDS encoding LysR family transcriptional regulator; the protein is MLTLSQLKTFQTVARLNSFSRAAQELHLTQPAVSAQVVALETALKVKVFDRVGKKISLAAPGHAVLKAAGEILERVAELQRELRDLGELKAGSLCIGASQIVGGYLLPELLAGFRQKYPEVDLSVRVESARQIVDLLVRNELDVAIIGEGTPIHDERIAVKPIMRDELIVIVPSNHAFAQMKSLRPESLAQMPFMLPRKDSASSASIFEQLAAKGLALNSVLELGNVGAVKRAVEAGLGIAIVSRCTVLHELEDGRLKSVPVKGLKLERQISLCWHHSRPFSKPTTAFVQYITIRMNAAGAAPPAAH
- a CDS encoding porin — its product is MASEADVLNKIEALQKEIDALKAQVQKVQAEQKAPAPAATGAPLTQNEVATWRKWFAAVPTGEAPATSARTGATIYGRFDLGYESNYDGAISRKVLNSYSSRIGFKGTRILTEDLTGVMQIETGVAPDDNANSGTWGSRETYAGIRSGTFGTTRVGKIDSPFKDLEGYGSPMWGSGEQMEVIVHGKGTAVASGSTWANFHTRYTNVIQYGTPVWANTQARLAYQTDEVNGAPGTVKKPSWAGSVDWDNGAWEAGFAYQNTNNFNGMGKDLWGYKFSAGGKLGDATLGFLWSRLDNDVGKSTDNWSLAGTYKVAPKIVLKASYAASSETANGANDGIKMVALEADYLLDKHTALYAYYSKITNDALARGRFAAGENTYSPAAGLDPSVFAIAIRYNF